In the genome of Xanthomonas translucens pv. cerealis, one region contains:
- the rsfS gene encoding ribosome silencing factor translates to MSTQAHVIKTQLPSPPPSLPVLLAHVRNALDELKAKDAVEIDVRGKSSVTDYMIVVSGTSTRHVKSIADEVIKHAKKLDVMPLGVEGEREAEWVLVDLGDVVVHVMLPRVREFYALERLWTVGDQPPSDDDGDEPARDA, encoded by the coding sequence TTGTCCACTCAAGCCCACGTCATCAAGACCCAACTGCCCAGCCCGCCGCCGTCGTTGCCGGTCCTGCTCGCCCACGTCCGCAACGCGCTCGACGAGCTCAAGGCCAAGGACGCGGTGGAAATCGACGTGCGCGGCAAGTCCAGCGTCACCGATTACATGATCGTCGTCTCCGGCACCTCCACCCGCCACGTCAAGTCGATCGCCGACGAAGTGATCAAGCACGCCAAGAAGCTGGACGTGATGCCGCTGGGCGTGGAAGGCGAGCGCGAGGCCGAGTGGGTGCTGGTTGATCTCGGCGACGTGGTGGTGCACGTGATGCTGCCGCGGGTGCGCGAGTTCTATGCGTTGGAGCGCTTGTGGACAGTCGGCGACCAGCCGCCGAGCGACGACGACGGCGACGAACCGGCACGCGATGCCTAA
- the nadD gene encoding nicotinate-nucleotide adenylyltransferase, which yields MSRGGTGGRGPGTREQQNPERVPSLDFRFSGSPVPGPRSRTLHLIYGGTFDPIHNGHLAIARAARDAFAVPVRLMPAADPPHRQAPGADARQRCEMLALAIAGEAGLLLDRHELQRALAQPGVASYSIDTVRELRAELGPATSLALLIGADSLVGFNTWRDWRGLLDAVHLVVADRADSGWERALPAELAQALAGRWAASPQALAGAPGGLLWCLRQPLRSESASQVRARIAAGGDWAGLVPAAVADYIRAAGLYAAAPAASAPAS from the coding sequence ATGAGCAGGGGCGGGACCGGGGGCCGGGGACCAGGGACCCGGGAACAGCAAAATCCAGAGCGCGTGCCCTCGCTGGATTTCCGCTTTTCCGGGTCCCCGGTCCCCGGTCCCCGGTCCCGAACGCTCCACTTGATCTACGGCGGCACCTTCGACCCCATCCACAACGGCCATCTGGCGATCGCGCGGGCCGCGCGCGATGCGTTCGCGGTGCCGGTGCGGCTGATGCCGGCGGCCGATCCGCCGCATCGCCAGGCGCCCGGGGCCGATGCGCGGCAGCGCTGCGAGATGCTGGCGCTGGCGATCGCCGGCGAGGCCGGGTTGCTGCTGGACCGGCACGAGTTGCAGCGCGCGCTGGCGCAGCCGGGCGTGGCCTCGTACAGCATCGATACGGTGCGCGAACTGCGCGCCGAGCTCGGCCCCGCCACATCGTTGGCGCTGCTGATCGGCGCCGACAGCTTGGTCGGCTTCAACACCTGGCGCGACTGGCGCGGCCTGCTCGACGCGGTGCATCTGGTCGTCGCCGACCGTGCCGACAGCGGCTGGGAGCGCGCCTTGCCGGCCGAGTTGGCGCAGGCGCTGGCCGGGCGCTGGGCCGCCTCGCCGCAGGCGCTGGCGGGCGCGCCGGGCGGCCTGTTGTGGTGCCTGCGGCAACCGTTGCGCAGCGAATCGGCCAGCCAGGTGCGCGCGCGCATCGCCGCCGGCGGCGACTGGGCCGGGCTGGTGCCGGCCGCGGTCGCGGACTACATCCGTGCCGCCGGACTGTATGCGGCGGCCCCTGCGGCCTCCGCGCCGGCTAGCTGA
- a CDS encoding J domain-containing protein — translation MPKRRDDAHGAGGDAPPVRTRVAVGEVAQSRATPARKRFGALIERLERTRMQLRAWYEALPRWEQRFHEQVEPLLQSRDAAQAQLLLELDAAHAAYKLSKRDRADLSGAICELAALLLRDGGGGELKRIYDRHSPVGFDQGLAESEALLKSVIGEEFGLTEEELRHVQSPEALYAQVHERLQAQHAHAAGRAQQRAKRRRAGAGKTAERVADPQQARRALYRTLVAALHPDREPDPQQRERKTALMQRLNQAYRDDDLLTLLELQLEIGQLDQAAIAAMAEERIRDYNSLFATQLKQVELELAQVVDDFMGRYGLYEERRPQPQRLDALLAQFKRQLQDEIQQCAEDRAAASRPETLKQWIKLERARLIEQQIDDGMFDMVFVPERW, via the coding sequence ATGCCTAAGCGGCGCGACGACGCGCACGGCGCCGGCGGCGACGCGCCGCCGGTACGCACGCGCGTCGCTGTCGGCGAGGTCGCGCAGTCGCGCGCCACCCCCGCGCGCAAGCGCTTCGGCGCGCTGATCGAACGCCTCGAGCGTACACGCATGCAATTGCGCGCCTGGTACGAGGCGTTGCCGCGCTGGGAACAGCGTTTCCACGAACAGGTCGAGCCGTTGCTGCAGTCGCGCGATGCGGCGCAGGCGCAACTGCTGCTGGAACTGGATGCGGCGCATGCCGCCTACAAGCTGAGTAAGCGCGATCGCGCCGATCTGTCCGGGGCGATTTGCGAACTGGCCGCGCTGCTGCTCCGGGACGGCGGCGGCGGCGAGCTGAAGCGCATCTACGACCGCCACAGCCCGGTCGGTTTCGACCAGGGACTGGCCGAGTCCGAGGCGCTGCTGAAGTCGGTGATCGGCGAGGAGTTCGGCCTGACCGAGGAGGAGTTGCGCCATGTCCAGTCGCCCGAGGCGCTGTATGCGCAGGTGCACGAGCGCCTGCAGGCGCAGCACGCGCACGCGGCCGGGCGCGCGCAGCAGCGCGCGAAGCGGCGCCGCGCAGGTGCCGGTAAGACAGCCGAGCGCGTCGCCGATCCGCAACAGGCCCGCCGCGCGCTGTACCGCACCCTGGTCGCGGCCCTGCATCCGGACCGCGAGCCCGATCCGCAGCAGCGCGAACGCAAGACCGCGTTGATGCAGCGGCTCAATCAGGCCTATCGCGACGACGACCTGCTGACCCTGCTGGAATTGCAACTGGAGATCGGCCAACTGGATCAGGCCGCAATCGCGGCGATGGCCGAGGAACGGATTCGCGATTACAACAGCCTGTTCGCCACGCAACTGAAGCAGGTCGAGCTGGAACTGGCGCAGGTGGTCGATGACTTCATGGGGCGTTATGGCCTGTACGAAGAGCGTCGTCCGCAGCCGCAGCGCCTGGACGCGTTGCTGGCGCAGTTCAAGCGCCAGCTGCAGGACGAGATCCAGCAATGCGCCGAAGACCGCGCTGCGGCAAGTCGGCCGGAAACGCTCAAGCAATGGATCAAGCTGGAACGCGCGCGCCTGATCGAACAGCAGATCGACGATGGGATGTTCGACATGGTGTTCGTGCCGGAGCGCTGGTGA
- the holA gene encoding DNA polymerase III subunit delta: protein MELRPEQLVTQPAAQPLHPVYLIAGPETLRVLEAADAVRARARAEGIGEREVFDADGREFDWSQLYSSFNAPSLFSPRRLIELRLPSGKPGKEGAEVISAFCADPPPDVVLLITCNEWSKAHQGKWADAVGRLGVIAVAWAIKPHELGDWIERRLRSKGLRADAGAVQRLAERVEGNLLAAAQEIDKLALLADGNSLDVAAMESLVADAARYDVFRLAEATLAGQASAVGRMLAGLRAEGEAVAGLLPILIKELLRTAALAKVQAAGGNLAAEMKGQGIWESRQAPFKRALQRHAEPRRWERFAAEAGRIDRIAKGRADGDAWIALERLLLSIAEARAVRLLVV, encoded by the coding sequence ATGGAATTGCGTCCCGAACAGCTCGTCACCCAGCCGGCCGCGCAGCCGCTGCATCCGGTCTATCTGATCGCCGGCCCGGAAACCCTGCGCGTGCTCGAGGCCGCCGACGCGGTGCGCGCGCGTGCGCGCGCCGAAGGCATCGGCGAGCGCGAGGTGTTCGACGCCGACGGCCGCGAGTTCGACTGGAGCCAGCTGTATTCCAGCTTCAACGCGCCGAGCCTGTTCAGCCCGCGCCGGTTGATCGAACTGCGCCTGCCCAGCGGCAAGCCCGGCAAGGAAGGCGCCGAGGTCATCAGCGCGTTCTGCGCCGATCCGCCGCCGGACGTGGTGCTGCTGATCACCTGCAACGAATGGAGCAAGGCGCACCAGGGCAAGTGGGCCGACGCGGTCGGCCGGCTCGGGGTGATCGCGGTGGCCTGGGCGATCAAGCCGCACGAACTGGGCGACTGGATCGAGCGCCGCCTGCGCAGCAAGGGCCTGCGTGCCGATGCCGGCGCGGTGCAGCGCCTGGCCGAGCGGGTCGAAGGCAATCTGCTGGCCGCCGCGCAGGAGATCGACAAGCTGGCGCTGCTGGCCGATGGCAACAGCCTGGACGTGGCGGCGATGGAGTCGCTGGTCGCCGACGCCGCGCGCTACGACGTGTTCCGCCTGGCCGAAGCCACCCTGGCCGGGCAGGCGTCGGCAGTCGGGCGCATGCTCGCCGGGCTGCGCGCCGAGGGCGAAGCGGTGGCAGGCTTGCTGCCGATTCTGATCAAGGAACTGTTGCGTACCGCGGCGTTGGCCAAGGTGCAGGCGGCCGGCGGCAACCTGGCCGCGGAGATGAAGGGGCAGGGCATCTGGGAATCGCGCCAGGCGCCGTTCAAGCGTGCGCTGCAGCGGCATGCCGAACCGCGCCGCTGGGAGCGCTTCGCCGCCGAAGCCGGACGCATCGACCGCATCGCCAAGGGCCGCGCCGACGGCGACGCCTGGATCGCGCTGGAGCGCCTGCTGCTGTCCATCGCCGAGGCGCGGGCGGTACGGTTGTTGGTGGTATGA
- a CDS encoding LPS-assembly lipoprotein LptE, giving the protein MTRLLLALVLATSLTACGFHLRDKLTLPAGTPSVKVVSSAPYSELVKLLERGLRAAGAEIAPKDVNTGVARLEVLSERWGDLPIALDAEGRAQEYSLRYAAIFVFRRADGSVLVPQQVIELSRDYVSPPTDATGTTTEREILADELRREMSASMLRRIDSVVRAEVRDGKNVNQAPPAATGTPVEGTPDPGTPPATTP; this is encoded by the coding sequence ATGACCCGACTCCTGCTCGCCCTCGTCCTCGCGACGTCCCTGACCGCCTGCGGCTTCCACCTGCGCGACAAGTTGACCTTGCCGGCCGGCACGCCCTCGGTGAAGGTGGTCTCCTCGGCGCCGTACAGCGAGCTGGTGAAGCTGCTCGAGCGCGGCCTGCGCGCCGCCGGCGCGGAGATCGCGCCGAAGGACGTCAACACCGGCGTGGCGCGTCTGGAAGTGCTGTCCGAGCGCTGGGGCGACCTGCCGATCGCGCTCGACGCCGAGGGCCGCGCTCAGGAATACAGCCTGCGCTACGCGGCGATCTTCGTGTTCCGCCGCGCCGACGGCAGCGTGCTGGTGCCGCAGCAGGTGATCGAGCTGTCGCGCGACTACGTGTCGCCGCCGACCGACGCCACCGGTACCACCACCGAGCGCGAGATCCTCGCCGACGAGCTGCGCCGCGAGATGTCGGCCTCGATGCTGCGCCGGATCGACAGCGTGGTGCGCGCCGAAGTGCGCGACGGCAAGAACGTCAACCAGGCGCCGCCCGCCGCCACCGGCACGCCGGTCGAAGGCACGCCGGACCCCGGCACGCCGCCGGCGACCACGCCGTAG